One genomic region from Glaciimonas sp. PAMC28666 encodes:
- a CDS encoding alpha-1,4-glucan--maltose-1-phosphate maltosyltransferase: MQAHYSPRIYSLPTAYLKALTTTKNGQLNMHLGRCAAMGFDHLLIVMSDPLLARSDAGLAVSTFSVADQELPLALLKKLIQLCNTHKLRLLIDLKIDQLHVSHPVVQTHPKWFGGIGAAGATDHSAEDEPLPDPRVDPVTANTRFARFELPEVAAGLLDYWRQQLGKWTQLGIAGFRCVAATRAPAAFWTSLIHATKKEAHDTRFILWSCGATPTQIAAFEPCDFDAGFSSLPWWDFKAPWFMEEQAQLSKLGSPIACPASPDGAGRYHFSEGQALPARRSRMVRALNFSAAVGCGLLIPMGFEYGINATVKNYADFSAQRLANGIDLTNDIARANAFVDSVGALLGNASLRVLSSPGAEILLLHRISSPTLQGNDSGILILVNVDGSHPQSLNRILWQQRAGGYLAGKRLLIEPRKAVESVALRIGRRLGMRMVDPQAADEGVDHRSQQNLQQNSQQAAGENEQAEASTDSNIITLSAYEIRIYAAIAARPVLLVGPHNKHIVQAAVHAPRIALENITPAVDNGRFPTKWMLGDSVRVEATVLIDGHDKVAVALLTRGADEKEWKQTRMRALGNDRWTGQLSLTRLGRHFFAVEAWYDSFSTYREQLEKKVNAGLDVGLEIAEGQLLVKRALDAALRTVPDESVEHQENTGDPIGELKVLHANLSGANSSGVKKNVMASTVLKSAQADQSTPADLSDQALRERRLQTLLAPQTATLMAQVDVRPFAVRSQELPIDAERRAAQFANWYELFPRSLSGDPVRHGTFDDVIPRLAAIREMGFDTLYFPPIHPIGLKHRKGKNNAAVSAPDDPGSPYAIGSDGGGHNALHPELGTFEDFRKLLAAVAAHGMELALDFAIQCSPDHPWLRQHPDWFDWRPDGSIRYAENPPKKYEDIVNVDFYTDGAMPDLWLALRDVVLFWVREGVRIFRVDNPHTKPLPFWEWMIADVRGRHPDTIFLAEAFTRPNMMYRLAKIGFSQSYTYFTWRHTQYDFVAYLSELNKEPVAHFFRPHFFVNTPDINPFFLQNSGRPGFLIRAALATTLSGLWGMYSGFELCEASAVGGKEEYLDSEKYQIRAWDWERPGNIIAEISLLNRIRNSNPALQTHLGLQFHRTSDANILYFSKATAAEDEISGAYGLDRPNQFGDNVILVAINLDPFSAHSAEIEVPLWRFGLADDAGVVVEDLLRDRHWDWVGKMQHITLDPFTMPFAIWRISPKNSSRLSGV; this comes from the coding sequence ATGCAAGCACATTATAGCCCGCGTATTTATTCTCTTCCGACGGCGTATTTAAAGGCGCTGACGACCACAAAAAATGGCCAGTTAAATATGCACCTTGGCCGTTGTGCAGCGATGGGATTCGATCACTTGCTCATCGTGATGTCTGATCCATTGTTGGCGCGTTCTGACGCTGGGCTTGCGGTTTCCACATTTTCTGTCGCTGACCAAGAGTTGCCGCTAGCACTGTTGAAAAAGTTGATACAACTATGTAATACGCATAAATTGCGATTGCTGATCGACTTAAAAATTGACCAGCTGCATGTAAGCCACCCAGTAGTGCAAACGCACCCGAAATGGTTTGGCGGGATTGGCGCGGCGGGCGCGACCGATCATAGCGCAGAGGATGAGCCACTGCCAGACCCACGCGTCGATCCGGTCACCGCGAATACCAGATTTGCACGCTTTGAGCTGCCCGAAGTAGCGGCCGGATTGCTGGACTATTGGCGGCAACAATTGGGAAAATGGACGCAACTGGGGATAGCGGGATTTCGTTGCGTGGCAGCCACCAGAGCGCCGGCAGCGTTCTGGACATCATTGATTCACGCGACCAAAAAAGAGGCGCACGACACGCGTTTTATCTTGTGGTCGTGTGGCGCTACGCCAACCCAGATTGCCGCTTTCGAACCCTGTGACTTTGACGCTGGCTTTTCATCGTTGCCCTGGTGGGATTTTAAGGCGCCATGGTTCATGGAAGAACAAGCGCAACTTTCAAAACTAGGTTCGCCAATTGCATGTCCGGCCTCTCCGGACGGCGCAGGACGGTACCATTTCTCCGAAGGGCAGGCATTACCGGCGCGGCGTTCCCGGATGGTGCGGGCGTTGAATTTTTCTGCTGCGGTTGGGTGCGGATTGCTCATACCAATGGGGTTTGAATATGGCATCAACGCGACGGTTAAAAATTATGCTGATTTTTCCGCCCAGAGGTTGGCCAACGGCATTGATCTGACGAACGACATTGCGCGTGCCAACGCCTTTGTCGATAGCGTGGGGGCGTTGCTAGGTAACGCGTCCTTACGTGTGCTCAGCAGTCCGGGAGCAGAAATATTGCTGCTGCACCGCATCAGCTCGCCCACATTGCAGGGCAATGATAGCGGTATCTTGATTTTGGTCAATGTTGATGGCAGCCATCCGCAATCATTAAATCGCATTCTGTGGCAGCAACGAGCCGGGGGTTATCTGGCCGGGAAAAGATTATTAATAGAACCCAGAAAAGCGGTTGAGAGTGTCGCGTTGCGGATTGGGCGGCGTTTAGGCATGCGGATGGTAGACCCGCAGGCGGCGGACGAAGGGGTTGATCACCGTTCACAACAAAATTTACAACAAAATTCACAGCAAGCCGCTGGCGAGAACGAACAAGCAGAAGCGTCGACGGATAGTAATATCATCACCCTGTCGGCATACGAAATCCGCATCTATGCTGCAATTGCAGCACGGCCGGTGCTGCTGGTCGGCCCGCATAACAAGCACATCGTGCAGGCTGCGGTGCACGCCCCGAGAATTGCGTTGGAAAACATTACGCCCGCCGTGGACAATGGCCGCTTTCCTACCAAATGGATGCTAGGCGATTCTGTCAGAGTCGAGGCAACGGTGCTGATAGACGGACATGACAAAGTAGCGGTGGCTTTGTTAACGCGGGGCGCGGATGAGAAAGAATGGAAGCAGACGCGCATGCGTGCCTTGGGAAATGATCGATGGACGGGACAATTATCTTTAACGCGATTGGGCCGGCATTTCTTCGCCGTTGAGGCATGGTATGACAGCTTTTCGACGTACCGCGAACAGTTGGAGAAGAAAGTTAACGCCGGCCTGGATGTCGGTTTAGAGATCGCCGAGGGTCAGTTGCTGGTCAAGCGGGCGCTCGACGCGGCGCTGCGCACCGTTCCTGACGAATCAGTCGAACACCAGGAGAACACCGGCGACCCCATTGGCGAGTTGAAGGTTTTGCACGCGAACTTGAGCGGCGCCAATAGCAGCGGGGTGAAAAAAAATGTTATGGCTTCGACTGTGCTGAAATCTGCTCAGGCAGATCAATCCACGCCTGCAGACCTATCAGATCAAGCCTTGCGTGAACGTCGATTACAGACATTGCTAGCCCCACAGACTGCCACCCTCATGGCGCAGGTGGACGTTCGTCCGTTTGCCGTACGCAGTCAGGAGTTGCCGATTGATGCGGAACGCCGGGCGGCGCAATTTGCGAACTGGTATGAACTATTTCCGCGCTCGCTAAGCGGTGATCCGGTGCGCCATGGGACATTTGATGATGTGATCCCGCGTCTTGCCGCGATTCGGGAAATGGGGTTCGATACCTTATATTTTCCGCCAATTCATCCAATCGGATTGAAACATCGCAAGGGAAAAAATAATGCGGCGGTATCGGCCCCGGACGATCCCGGTAGTCCGTATGCCATTGGGAGCGATGGCGGTGGGCATAATGCGCTGCATCCTGAATTGGGAACCTTTGAAGATTTCCGGAAATTGCTGGCGGCAGTGGCAGCGCATGGAATGGAATTGGCGCTCGACTTTGCAATCCAGTGTTCCCCCGATCATCCATGGTTGCGCCAGCACCCTGACTGGTTTGACTGGCGTCCGGACGGCTCCATTCGCTACGCGGAAAACCCGCCAAAAAAATATGAAGATATCGTGAACGTCGATTTTTATACCGACGGTGCAATGCCCGACCTTTGGCTGGCGTTGCGCGATGTGGTGCTTTTTTGGGTGCGCGAAGGCGTGCGAATATTTCGGGTGGACAATCCGCATACCAAGCCTTTGCCATTTTGGGAGTGGATGATTGCGGATGTACGCGGTCGGCATCCCGATACTATTTTTCTGGCCGAAGCATTTACGCGGCCGAATATGATGTATCGGCTGGCCAAGATCGGATTCTCCCAGTCGTACACTTATTTCACCTGGCGGCATACCCAATACGACTTCGTGGCGTATCTCAGTGAGCTGAACAAGGAACCGGTAGCGCATTTTTTCCGCCCGCATTTTTTTGTGAATACGCCAGACATCAATCCGTTTTTTTTACAAAATTCCGGCCGTCCCGGATTTCTGATTCGTGCCGCGCTGGCGACGACTTTGTCTGGTCTGTGGGGAATGTATAGCGGGTTCGAATTATGCGAGGCTAGCGCGGTAGGTGGAAAAGAAGAATATCTCGATTCTGAGAAATACCAGATTCGGGCGTGGGATTGGGAGCGGCCCGGCAACATTATTGCCGAAATCAGTTTGCTCAATCGCATTAGAAACAGTAATCCCGCGTTGCAGACGCATCTGGGGCTGCAGTTCCATCGGACCTCCGATGCCAATATTTTGTATTTTTCCAAGGCCACCGCTGCGGAGGACGAGATCAGTGGAGCGTACGGATTGGATCGTCCAAATCAGTTTGGCGATAACGTGATTCTGGTGGCAATCAACCTTGATCCTTTTTCCGCCCATTCGGCCGAGATTGAAGTGCCGCTCTGGCGATTCGGTCTGGCTGATGACGCAGGGGTGGTTGTCGAAGATCTGTTGCGTGACCGGCACTGGGATTGGGTCGGAAAAATGCAGCATATTACGCTCGACCCTTTCACAATGCCATTTGCGATCTGGCGTATTTCTCCAAAAAATTCTTCACGCTTATCAGGAGTTTGA
- a CDS encoding YkgJ family cysteine cluster protein, which translates to MTGNMQKIRFFRSRIPTFACVPGCHDCCGPIKASSDEMARLPVKSDAEHDVAMENLSCPHLGEGGCQVYEDRPIICRLFGTTPKLACPNGMHPDAMIDTRIEAKIDQFFREVRHVLV; encoded by the coding sequence GTGACCGGCAACATGCAAAAAATAAGATTCTTTCGGTCACGCATCCCCACATTCGCCTGCGTCCCCGGCTGCCACGATTGCTGCGGACCCATTAAAGCATCGTCCGACGAAATGGCCAGATTGCCAGTTAAAAGTGATGCAGAACATGACGTCGCAATGGAAAACCTCAGCTGCCCGCATCTGGGTGAAGGCGGTTGTCAGGTATATGAAGACCGGCCGATTATTTGCCGCCTGTTCGGCACCACACCAAAACTTGCCTGTCCTAACGGCATGCATCCCGATGCGATGATCGACACCCGGATTGAAGCGAAGATTGATCAGTTCTTCCGAGAAGTGCGACATGTGTTGGTGTGA
- the glgA gene encoding glycogen synthase GlgA, giving the protein MKARVLLVTSEAVPLAKTGGLADVITALTVALREQGIDASILMPGYPSAIQAAKNLRNIGSFTDFPGGEGSLLAGEIAGSDVPVILLDTARFRARSENLYVDRDGRELSDNAMCFAALSHAAVKLCAGLTTLPKPHVVHAHDWHAGLIPALLRAHNITDIGTLLTIHNLAFQGNFPLDIAASLGLPADILNADGAEFWGQVSFLKAGIRYADKISTVSHTYAKEILTPRFGHGFEGCLNRRPDAIAAIPNGIDSEVWNPVSDSLIARRFSFRDLKGKAACKSELKKLFNLMPLNQFAPVLALGSRITHQKMADVALAALPTILAAHPYLQLAVLGCGDPVYQHGFQQLAEQYPGRIGVHIGYTEKHAHALHAGADMLLHGSRFEPFGLTPMYAMRYGTIPIASRVGGLSDTIIDAGSVDQLVAGANGVLFDGEQPQDMIDAVNRTFQIFSRTREWQKLQRNAMTAECGWHAPAQQYIDLYRDIATPASQHLFPENSAAELDAEQQSQALNTIHEEALNKRKAG; this is encoded by the coding sequence TTGAAAGCGCGCGTTCTACTCGTTACTTCGGAAGCGGTTCCCCTGGCAAAAACGGGCGGTTTGGCAGATGTTATTACAGCATTAACGGTGGCGCTACGCGAACAAGGTATTGATGCTTCCATTCTAATGCCGGGTTACCCCTCGGCAATCCAGGCTGCAAAAAATCTACGCAATATCGGGTCGTTTACTGATTTTCCGGGCGGGGAGGGCTCACTTTTAGCCGGTGAAATCGCGGGTTCGGACGTGCCAGTGATTTTGCTCGACACTGCCCGTTTTCGTGCCCGCTCAGAAAACCTTTACGTGGATCGGGATGGACGCGAGCTGAGCGATAATGCGATGTGTTTTGCCGCGTTGTCGCATGCTGCTGTCAAACTTTGCGCCGGGCTGACCACACTGCCGAAGCCACATGTGGTGCACGCGCATGATTGGCATGCAGGATTGATTCCGGCGCTTTTACGCGCCCACAATATTACCGATATTGGCACGCTTCTGACCATTCATAACCTGGCATTTCAAGGCAATTTTCCGCTTGATATCGCCGCGTCGCTCGGACTGCCTGCGGATATCCTGAACGCAGATGGTGCTGAGTTTTGGGGACAAGTCAGTTTTCTCAAAGCAGGGATTCGCTATGCCGACAAAATATCGACCGTCAGCCACACCTATGCCAAAGAAATACTAACGCCACGCTTCGGGCACGGCTTCGAAGGATGCCTGAATCGACGACCAGATGCTATCGCAGCGATTCCAAATGGGATTGACAGTGAGGTCTGGAATCCGGTCAGCGATTCCTTGATTGCCCGGCGTTTTTCATTCCGCGATTTGAAGGGAAAAGCTGCGTGCAAGAGCGAGCTGAAAAAATTATTCAATCTCATGCCGCTGAATCAGTTTGCGCCCGTATTGGCGCTTGGCAGTCGGATCACGCATCAAAAAATGGCGGACGTAGCGTTGGCTGCTTTGCCGACCATTCTGGCAGCGCATCCTTATCTGCAACTGGCAGTGCTGGGGTGTGGGGACCCTGTCTATCAGCACGGCTTTCAGCAATTGGCGGAGCAATATCCGGGGCGGATCGGGGTCCATATCGGCTATACCGAAAAACATGCGCATGCGCTGCATGCGGGTGCCGATATGTTGCTGCACGGCAGTCGTTTTGAGCCATTTGGCTTAACCCCGATGTATGCCATGCGTTATGGCACGATCCCAATCGCCTCGCGGGTCGGCGGCCTCAGCGATACGATTATTGACGCTGGCTCGGTTGACCAATTGGTGGCTGGCGCAAATGGCGTGCTGTTCGATGGCGAGCAGCCGCAGGACATGATTGATGCGGTCAATCGTACCTTTCAGATTTTTTCACGGACGCGCGAGTGGCAAAAGCTGCAACGTAATGCAATGACTGCTGAGTGTGGATGGCACGCGCCGGCGCAGCAATATATCGATCTATATCGGGATATCGCCACGCCCGCATCGCAGCATTTATTCCCTGAAAATTCCGCTGCAGAATTGGATGCAGAACAGCAGAGCCAAGCGTTGAATACAATCCACGAAGAGGCACTAAATAAGCGTAAAGCCGGTTAA
- the treS gene encoding maltose alpha-D-glucosyltransferase, producing MVPTVNPAHVSTAEISAAQVSTDKSAPLSPLAPPESGAKLPTDATSVTHTQRFIDDPLWYKDAVIYQIHVKSYFDANNDGVGDFAGLIQKLDYIAALGVNTIWLLPFYPSPRRDDGYDISDYRGIHPDYGNMDDAKRFIAEAHQRGLRVITELVINHTSDQHPWFKRARSAAVGSPERDFYVWADNDQQYADTRIIFLDTEKSNWTWDPVANAFFWHRFYSHQPDLNFDNPQVLAAVLEVMSFWLDLGIDGLRLDAVPYLIEREGTSNENLAETHAILKLIRAELDQKYTGRMLLAEANMWPEDVQQYFGDDDECHMAFHFPLMPRMFMALAQQDRFPMTDILRQTPDIPADCQWAIFLRNHDELTLEMVTDKERDYLWNFYAPDLRARINMGIRRRLAPLLERDRRRIELLNSFLLSMPGTPVIYYGDEIGMGDNVHLGDRDGVRTPMQWTPDRNGGFSRSDPAWLVLPTLMDSLYGYEAINVESQNSDPHSLLNWTRRMLEVRKQHRAFGRGKLTLIYPNNRKIFAYLREYDDRADGGSDETILCVANLSQSAQAVELDLSSFAGRIPVEMLGGAAFPPIGRNSYLLTLPPYGFYWFALASEATMPSWYAPTQEPLPEYATLVFRGGVEDILKESQRVILEKQALPVYLPKRRWYAGKQEKLRSVRIVSAVLLPSSQARPQALPLLLTEIETETAAGVDRYLLPLGFIREENVVSALLQQLSLARVRRHREVGLLTDAFTLDSLPYSVIEQMRLNATVTSAEGEIRFIATEALDGITIADDAVIRRMSTEQSNSSMVVDEKIVLKLLRRLFTGTHPESEMGRYLTALGYANTPAMLGEVVAIDADGAARTLMVLQRFIHNKGDAWEWVMDTLERLIQQIINVETDPISEVAAVIANASSLETAPDILHELLDFSHLLGIRLGELHAALATPSDNPAFSPQVATDVDIAGWTARTSKQLAAAFDFIQSKTDWPNEEVARQAARLLALRPALLSLVEGLAAAGVGSMLTRIHGDFHLGQVLMAQGDVYIVDFEGEPNRPMDQRREKASPWRDVAGLLRSFDYAAAFADNAGPGDLGAVALERKYHLLERFSPVCQSAFMDGYREAQQAAGSLLPAVTESALIGLFSLEKAAYEVCYEAANRPAWLPVPINGLLLIAERLLMKSTEGEIA from the coding sequence ATGGTACCGACCGTTAATCCCGCACATGTTTCGACTGCCGAAATCTCCGCCGCTCAAGTCAGCACCGATAAGTCAGCGCCGCTCAGCCCTCTGGCGCCACCTGAATCTGGCGCTAAATTACCGACGGATGCGACCAGTGTGACGCATACCCAGCGCTTCATCGACGATCCGCTTTGGTACAAAGATGCGGTGATTTATCAGATTCACGTGAAGTCTTATTTTGATGCCAATAACGATGGTGTCGGTGACTTCGCTGGATTGATTCAAAAGTTGGATTATATTGCTGCGCTGGGCGTGAACACGATCTGGCTTTTGCCTTTCTATCCCTCGCCGCGCCGTGACGACGGTTATGACATTTCTGATTATCGCGGGATCCATCCGGATTACGGAAATATGGACGATGCCAAACGGTTTATCGCCGAAGCGCATCAACGCGGCTTGCGCGTGATTACGGAGCTTGTTATTAACCATACGTCGGATCAGCATCCGTGGTTCAAGCGGGCGCGTTCTGCTGCAGTCGGCTCGCCAGAACGCGATTTTTATGTCTGGGCTGACAACGATCAACAGTATGCGGATACGCGGATTATTTTCCTGGATACGGAAAAATCGAACTGGACCTGGGACCCGGTGGCCAATGCATTTTTTTGGCACCGGTTTTATTCGCATCAACCAGACCTGAATTTCGATAATCCTCAGGTGTTGGCGGCTGTGCTGGAGGTAATGTCGTTCTGGCTCGATCTTGGGATCGACGGCTTGCGGCTGGATGCGGTGCCGTATCTGATTGAACGCGAGGGAACGTCGAATGAAAATTTGGCGGAAACGCATGCCATTTTGAAATTAATCCGCGCTGAGCTGGACCAAAAATATACCGGCCGCATGTTATTGGCCGAAGCTAATATGTGGCCGGAAGATGTGCAGCAGTATTTTGGCGACGATGATGAATGCCACATGGCATTTCATTTCCCGTTGATGCCGCGAATGTTTATGGCGCTGGCGCAGCAAGATCGGTTTCCGATGACCGATATCTTGCGGCAGACGCCCGATATTCCGGCAGACTGTCAGTGGGCTATTTTCTTGCGCAACCACGATGAATTGACGCTGGAGATGGTGACCGATAAAGAGCGCGATTATTTGTGGAATTTTTATGCGCCGGATTTACGCGCACGCATCAATATGGGTATTCGCCGCCGGCTGGCGCCGTTACTGGAGCGCGATCGACGCCGGATTGAATTGCTGAATAGTTTTCTATTGTCAATGCCGGGCACGCCAGTGATCTATTACGGCGATGAAATTGGCATGGGCGATAACGTGCATCTGGGCGATCGTGACGGCGTGCGGACGCCAATGCAGTGGACGCCTGACCGCAACGGCGGTTTTTCACGTTCCGATCCTGCGTGGCTGGTGTTGCCGACTCTGATGGATTCTCTCTATGGTTACGAGGCGATCAATGTTGAATCGCAAAATTCCGATCCTCATTCGTTGCTTAACTGGACCCGTCGGATGCTGGAAGTACGCAAGCAACACCGTGCTTTCGGTCGCGGCAAACTGACATTGATTTATCCGAATAATCGCAAGATATTTGCTTACCTGCGGGAATACGATGATCGTGCTGATGGCGGCAGCGATGAAACCATCCTCTGCGTTGCCAACCTTTCTCAGTCGGCGCAGGCAGTGGAACTGGACCTTTCATCATTTGCGGGACGGATACCGGTCGAAATGCTGGGTGGTGCTGCTTTTCCACCGATTGGCCGCAACAGCTATTTGCTGACGTTGCCGCCGTATGGCTTCTATTGGTTTGCATTGGCGTCTGAAGCCACCATGCCTTCCTGGTATGCACCGACCCAAGAGCCATTGCCTGAATATGCAACCCTGGTGTTTCGCGGCGGGGTGGAGGATATCCTGAAAGAATCACAGCGTGTGATTTTGGAAAAGCAGGCGCTGCCAGTCTATCTGCCGAAGCGACGCTGGTATGCCGGTAAGCAAGAAAAACTGAGATCGGTACGAATCGTCTCTGCAGTATTGCTGCCCTCATCGCAGGCCCGTCCGCAGGCTTTACCGTTGTTGTTGACAGAAATAGAAACCGAAACTGCCGCAGGAGTAGACCGCTATTTGTTACCGCTCGGCTTTATCCGCGAGGAAAACGTGGTCAGTGCCTTGCTGCAGCAACTGTCACTGGCACGGGTGCGCCGTCACCGTGAGGTGGGATTACTAACCGATGCGTTTACGCTGGACTCGTTACCCTATAGTGTGATTGAGCAGATGCGGCTCAATGCGACCGTCACTTCGGCCGAGGGAGAGATTCGCTTTATCGCAACGGAGGCGTTGGACGGCATTACGATTGCGGACGATGCGGTGATTCGGCGCATGAGTACGGAACAATCGAATAGTTCGATGGTGGTCGATGAGAAGATTGTTTTGAAATTGCTGCGGCGCTTATTTACCGGCACGCATCCGGAATCTGAGATGGGGCGCTACCTGACGGCGTTGGGTTACGCAAATACACCAGCCATGTTGGGCGAGGTGGTGGCGATCGATGCGGATGGTGCGGCGCGGACGTTGATGGTGTTGCAGCGCTTCATCCACAACAAGGGAGATGCCTGGGAATGGGTTATGGATACGCTGGAGCGCCTGATTCAGCAAATCATCAATGTTGAGACCGACCCCATTAGCGAGGTCGCGGCCGTGATCGCGAATGCCAGCAGCCTGGAGACTGCCCCGGATATCTTGCATGAATTACTTGATTTCTCGCATTTATTGGGAATACGGCTGGGCGAATTGCATGCTGCTTTGGCGACGCCAAGCGATAACCCGGCGTTCTCTCCGCAAGTCGCCACGGACGTTGATATTGCGGGATGGACTGCGCGCACTAGCAAACAACTCGCGGCTGCTTTTGATTTTATCCAGTCTAAAACCGATTGGCCAAATGAGGAGGTGGCGCGTCAGGCGGCAAGGTTGCTAGCGTTGCGTCCGGCATTATTGTCTCTGGTTGAAGGGCTTGCGGCGGCGGGCGTCGGGTCAATGTTGACGCGCATACATGGAGATTTTCATTTAGGTCAGGTATTGATGGCGCAGGGCGACGTTTATATTGTTGACTTTGAAGGCGAGCCTAATCGTCCGATGGATCAGCGCCGCGAGAAGGCTAGTCCATGGCGCGATGTGGCCGGTTTGTTGCGATCTTTCGATTACGCGGCGGCATTCGCGGACAACGCCGGGCCGGGCGATCTTGGCGCGGTGGCACTGGAGCGAAAATATCATCTTTTGGAACGCTTTTCGCCGGTTTGCCAAAGTGCTTTTATGGACGGCTATCGCGAAGCACAACAAGCAGCAGGATCGCTGCTTCCAGCAGTGACCGAGAGTGCATTGATCGGTCTGTTTTCCTTGGAAAAGGCGGCCTACGAAGTTTGCTATGAGGCGGCCAATCGGCCCGCCTGGCTGCCAGTACCCATTAACGGACTGTTATTGATCGCCGAACGCTTGCTGATGAAATCAACGGAAGGGGAGATCGCATGA
- a CDS encoding glutathione S-transferase produces MIDFLIDSVHPVLYTFRRCPYAIRARLAIKASGTPLKMVEVSLRNKPQAMLDCSPKGTVPVLQLQDGTVIDQSLDIMRWALAMNDPLQWLDQDSELAAETAALIAHNDGSFKVSLDRYKYAERFPEFTAADYRAQCELFLSTLNERLALHSYLVHDQPSLADMAIFPFVRQYAHVDKVWFYGPENPHPHLIRWLDGLTASPLFIAVMEKT; encoded by the coding sequence ATGATCGATTTCCTGATTGATTCAGTGCACCCCGTGCTGTATACATTTCGGCGCTGTCCCTATGCCATCCGTGCGCGCCTCGCCATCAAGGCCAGCGGCACCCCGCTGAAAATGGTGGAAGTCAGCCTGCGCAACAAACCGCAAGCCATGCTGGACTGCTCTCCTAAAGGCACTGTGCCGGTATTGCAATTGCAGGATGGAACAGTCATCGACCAAAGTCTCGACATCATGCGATGGGCGCTAGCGATGAACGACCCATTGCAATGGCTCGATCAGGACAGTGAACTAGCGGCCGAGACAGCGGCCTTGATTGCCCACAACGACGGCAGTTTTAAGGTCAGCCTTGACCGGTATAAATATGCTGAACGATTCCCAGAATTCACCGCGGCAGACTATCGCGCCCAATGTGAACTGTTTTTATCCACATTAAATGAACGCCTGGCGTTGCACTCCTATTTGGTACACGATCAGCCCAGCCTCGCCGATATGGCAATTTTTCCTTTTGTCCGACAATATGCGCACGTCGATAAAGTCTGGTTTTATGGGCCAGAAAATCCACACCCGCACTTGATCCGATGGCTCGATGGATTAACTGCGTCCCCGCTCTTTATCGCCGTCATGGAGAAGACATGA